Proteins encoded in a region of the Esox lucius isolate fEsoLuc1 chromosome 9, fEsoLuc1.pri, whole genome shotgun sequence genome:
- the LOC105007675 gene encoding polymeric immunoglobulin receptor-like has protein sequence MSILLIFTLLFFMTGSVNSFKVTGYSGGTVIIHCHYNNQEESNGKYFCKKNTFLGCEDKIRSGSQNTWQHRGRFSLYDDTEGKYFTVVIRQLTRQDEGTYRCAVDLYLDHDSYTKVELKVNEDECCTKTDTITNNLGGEATIICNYPENQEYSHVYLCKEDNHSKIYCEIISADSTSAKSGRFSLTDRREKRYTVTISNLTEDDTGTYWCGVENKKTGEHYISLFTEVHLSVIVSTTKPTTTSATSKTITTTYATSKTITTTSPTSNPTSTPTTSTNSSSSVNRPDTPLVIFVCVCVVVLLLLICLFILYRQKHKKTTAISPLHILNTDPGVNREGRHGDMSTSTRIPAAPMKPPPPSVKRTHPAVTMLL, from the exons ATGAGTATTCTGTTGATATTCACCCTGCTCTTCTTCATGAcag GTTCTGTGAACTCCTTCAAAGTGACTGGATACTCTGGAGGAACTGTCATCATCCACTGTCATTATAACAACCAAGAGGAAAGTAATGGTAAATATTTCtgcaagaaaaatacatttttgggatGTGAGGATAAAATAAGATCAGGTAGTCAGAACACCTGGCAACACAGAGGTAGATTCTCTCTGTATGACGACACTgagggaaaatatttcactgtggTCATCAGACAACTGACCAGACAAGATGAAGGAACCTACAGGTGTGCAGTTGATTTATATCTAGACCATGACAGTTATACAAAGGTggagcttaaagtaaatgaag ATGAATGCTGTACTAAGACAgacacaataacaaacaatCTGGGAGGAGAAGCTACCATCATCTGTAACTATCCAGAGAACCAAGAGTACAGCCACGTGTATCTCTGCAAGGAAGATAATCACTCAAAGATTTATTGTGAAATTATCTCTGCTGACTCAACATCAGCTAAATCTGGGAGATTCTCTCTGACTGACAGGAGAGAGAAACGCTACACAGTGACCATCAGTAACCTGACCGAAGATGACACTGGGACATACTGGTGTGGAgtagaaaacaaaaagacaggaGAACACTACATTTCACTGTTTACTGAGGTACATCTCAGTGTGATTG tGTCGACCACCAAACCAACCACAACATCTGCCACctccaaaacaataacaacaacatacgCCACctccaaaacaataacaacaacatccCCCACCTCCAACCCAACATCAACACCTACCACCTCCACCAACTCATCATCATCAGTTAACAGACCTG atacTCCACTGGTCATcttcgtgtgtgtttgtgtggttgtgttacTGCTACTGATCTGTCTGTTCATACtctacagacagaaacacaaaaagacaacag CCATCTCGCCATTACACATATTGAACACAGACCCTGGGGTCAACAGAGag GGTCGTCATGGTGACA TGTCAACTTCCACAAGGATCCCAGCTGCCCCAATGaagccaccaccaccatcagtaAAGAGGACACATCCTGCTGTGACTATGCTACTGTAA
- the LOC105031604 gene encoding adhesion G protein-coupled receptor L1, whose amino-acid sequence MALSLWFLCVYAITLAHVAPSGQAMSRAAMPFGLLRRELACEGYPIELRCPGSDVIMIETANYGRTDDKICDADQFQMENTQCYLPDALKIMSQRCNNRTQCVVVAGVDVFPDPCPGTYKYLETQYECVPYKVDQKVFVCPGSILSVLPATSLLEAEHQSGAWCKDPLQAADRLYVMPWTPYRTEVLYEYASWDDYRQNRVTTTYKLPSRVDGTGFVVYDGAVFYNKERTRNLVKYDLRTRIKSGEAVVSNANYHDTSPYRWGGKSDIDLAVDENGLWVIYSTEANNGRIVVSQVNPYTLRFEGTWATSFDKRGASNAFMVCGVLYAVRSVFQDDEGQTDRAGGGAGGGDMVLYAFDTSRGREVPVQIPFPNPYQYVSSIDYNPRDNQLYVWNNYYVLRYPLQFRPPEPTKGPLSSLMTTVRSYTATVALTPVRPSASNPIGVINRSPDQRPITAVVPLTPRPPHRTPIAPGGAQGGPGGVCEGRVARGVQWPPTLKGETVERPCPKGSMGIASYQCVLSPVTWNSRGPDLSNCTSPWVSQIAQKIKSGENAANIAGELVNLTRGRVYAGDVSMSVKLLEQLLDILDSQLQALRPANKESAARNYNKLQKRERTCRAYVQAVVQVVDNLLGPEALVSWADMSTTDQSRSASLLLDAMEKGAFLLANNLYEGRFSDRAPNVDLEVYVLNTEAVLQDVTFPHSYDSDSVLQLTTAALLQYSSNGQVKMVLTLYKNLGSFLTTHNSSLRLDAGLTSGGGRSLAVNSHVISASVNTGSSRVFLSEPVVFTLRHLQLENHFSPNCSFWNATGAGSGAGSGAAVGHWSSQGCRLIQTNHTHTTCACNHLSAYAVLMTYQLPHSAGGMEEVLVYLVFWVGIAVALLCLAGCITLLCCQGATHSHHSAIHRNLWTSLFVTELLFLVGVDKTQYTVVCPIFAGLLHFSLLSVFCWLCLEAVELYLLQGEVFEGRNSRRKYLYLCGYFLPGVVVAVSAAVDYRGYSSQTACWLRMDNYFIWSFLGPVSGIILINLVVLVMTLHKMVHSSSALKPDSSRQDNLRAWTVGSLTLLFLLVITWSLGLVFLTSPSLLLSYLFSSLNTAQALLITILHCTLTRKGRKDYGKCMRHSQCCGCSSATSSPGSVKGAALRANNRYCSNNQARRATANRQSRIRRMWNDTVRRQTESSFIAADVNNTPPLNRAGLGNHFLTNPVLQTHPGVSPYNTLLAQGYSQPSPSLFTSTGTFRDIQKGAVLSKSQDMDGVCLNGGYSANSFTLQGLGGAGLRSGVGGSTDLLREGGGGGEIVSPALLTPHAGLGPAGETHGGDMRRNASDAAVLENMIISELVQSNLRPAAGAPERYGSLARPLDRQALLHGTLTRPQGPDGWTVARVATHAPEPTQGNAQARGPDSWAHTAPEPTQAHPRPEETANRAQLQLQPGGGTLSRRLLLQEQQTHPHSTLGRPQHGSTLSRQQQGGGGTLSRHRGGGGAADAERAGERERDRYRDRPLPPPPPPPPLETEPLYKALEAPLLYDPRDGGREGWKERGVERGVEGWKERGVE is encoded by the exons ATGTAACAACAGGACTCAGTGTGTGGTGGTGGCCGGTGTCGATGTGTTCCCAGACCCTTGTCCTGGAACCTACAAATATCTGGAGACACAATACGAGTGTGTTCCCTATA AAGTGGACCAAAAAG TCTTTGTTTGTCCCGGTTCTATCCTGAGCGTTCTGCCAGCCACTTCCTTGCTGGAGGCGGAGCACCAGTCGGGGGCGTGGTGCAAGGACCCCTTGCAGGCGGCTGATAGGCTGTACGTGATGCCATGGACACCCTATAGGACGGAGGTTCTGTATGAGTACGCCTCCTGGGATGACTACAGACAAAACCGAGTCACCACCACTTACAA GCTTCCGAGCCGAGTCGACGGCACGGGCTTCGTGGTCTATGACGGCGCCGTGTTTTACAACAAGGAGCGCACGCGCAACCTGGTCAAGTACGACCTCCGTACGCGCATTAAGAGTGGCGAGGCGGTGGTGTCAAACGCCAACTACCATGACACCTCGCCCTACCGCTGGGGTGGGAAGAGCGACATCGACCTCGCCGTGGACGAGAACGGACTCTGGGTCATCTACTCCACGGAGGCCAACAACGGACGCATCGTTGTCAGccag GTGAACCCCTACACGCTGCGCTTTGAGGGCACGTGGGCGACCAGCTTCGACAAGCGCGGCGCCAGCAATGCCTTCATGGTGTGCGGCGTGCTCTACGCGGTGCGCTCCGTCTTCCAGGACGACGAGGGCCAGACGGACCGAGCGGGGGGCGGGGCGGGAGGCGGGGACATGGTGCTGTACGCGTTTGACACCAGCAGGGGGCGCGAGGTGCCGGTCCAGATCCCGTTCCCGAACCCCTACCAGTACGTGTCATCCATTGACTACAACCCCCGGGACAACCAGCTGTACGTGTGGAATAACTACTACGTGTTGAGATACCCGCTGCAGTTCAGGCCGCCAGAGCCCaccaaag gtcCTCTCTCATCCCTGATGACCACGGTTAGGTCCTACACAGCCACTGTAGCGCTGACCCCAGTTCGACCTTCGGCCTCTAATCCCATCGGGGTCATCAACAGGAGTCCTGACCAGAGGCCAATAACAGCCGTCGTCCCGCttaccccccgccccccacacCGCACCCCCATCGCCCCTGGGGGCGCCCAGGGGGGGCCCGGTGGGGTGTGTGAGGGGAGGGTAGCGAGGGGGGTACAGTGGCCCCCCACCCTTAAAGGGGAGACCGTGGAGAGACCCTGTCCCAAGGGATCCATGG gtATAGCGTCGTACCAGTGTGTGTTGTCCCCGGTAACATGGAACTCTAGAGGGCCGGACCTCAGTAACTGTACCTCCCCCTGGGTCAGCCAGATAGCACAGAAG ATAAAGAGTGGGGAGAATGCAGCCAACATCGCCGGTGAGCTGGTGAACCTGACGAGGGGGCGGGTCTACGCCGGTGATGTCAGCATGTCAGTCAAACTCCTGGAGCAGTTATTGGACATCCTGGACTCCCAGCTACAGGCCCTGCGTCCCGCCAACAAGGAGTCCGCCGCGCGGAACTACAACAAG TTGCAGAAGAGGGAACGCACTTGCAGAGCGTATGTCCAG GCAGTGGTACAGGTAGTTGATAACCTGTTGGGTCCTGAAGCTCTCGTCTCCTGGGCTGATATGAGCACCACTGACCAATCACGCTCAGCCTCGTTGCTATTGGACGCCATGGAGAAAGGGGCCTTCctattggccaacaacctttaTGAGGGGCGTTTCAGCGACAGAGCTCCCAATGTTG attTGGAGGTGTATGTGTTGAACACAGAGGCGGTTCTGCAGGATGTGACGTTCCCTCATTCTTATGACAGTGACAGTGTTCTCCAGCTCACCACTGCTGCCCTCCTACAGTACAGCAGTAATG gCCAGGTAAAGATGGTTCTGACTCTGTATAAGAACCTGGGGtccttcctgaccactcacaacTCCTCGCTGAGGTTGGATGCCGGGCTAACGAGCGGCGGGGGGCGGAGCTTGGCGGTCAACTCTCACGTGATCTCGGCCTCTGTCAACACCGGTTCCAGTCGAGTGTTTCTTTCTGAACCTGTGGTGTTCACCCTGCGACacctgcag CTTGAGAACCACTTCAGCCCCAACTGTTCCTTCTGGAACGCTACGGGGGCGGGGTCGGGGGCGGGGTCGGGGGCGGCGGTCGGCCATTGGTCCTCCCAGGGGTGCCGGCTGATACAAacgaatcacacacacaccacatgcgCCTGCAACCACCTGTCGGCCTACGCTGTCCTGATGACCTACCAGCTACCTCAT TCTGCGGGTGGCATGGAGGAGGTGCTGGTCTACCTGGTGTTCTGGGTGGGAATTGCGGTTGCCTTGTTGTGCCTGGCAGGGTGCATTACCTTGCTGTGCTGCCAGGGGGCGACGCACTCCCACCACAGCGCCATCCACCGGAACCTGTGGACCAGCCTCTTCGTCACCgagctcctcttcctcgtcgGCGTGGACAAGACTCAGTACACA gTGGTGTGTCCGATCTTCGCAGGCCTGCTCCACTTCTCGCTGCTCTCCGTGTTCTGCTGGTTATGCCTGGAGGCGGTGGAACTCTACCTCCTGCAGGGGGAGGTGTTTGAGGGTCGGAACTCCAGGAGGAAGTACCTTTATCTGTGCGGCTACTTCCTGCCGGGAGTCGTGGTAGCCGTGTCTGCCGCTGTTGACTACAGAGGTTACAGCTCGCAAACTGC gtgctgGCTGCGGATGGACAACTACTTCATCTGGAGTTTCCTTGGTCCCGTATCTGGCATTATTCTG ATAAACCTGGTTGTCTTGGTGATGACCCTTCACAAGATGGTACACAGCTCCTCCGCCCTCAAACCCGACTCCAGTCGCCAGGACAACCTCAG AGCATGGACAGTGggttctctcactctcctcttcctcctggtgATCACCTGGTCCCTGGGGCTTGTCTTCCTCACCTCTCCCTCGCTCCTCCTCTCCtacctcttctcctccctcaacACGGCCCAGGCCCTACTCATCACCATCCTGCACTGTACCCTGACCAGGAAG ggccGTAAGGACTACGGTAAATGCATGCGTCACTCCCAGTGCTGTGGTTGTTCATCTGCCACCAGCTCACCAGGCTCAGTGAAGGGCGCCGCCCTGCGGGCCAACAACCGCTACTGCAGCAACAACCAGGCACGCAGGGCTACGGCTAacagacag agtcGCATCAGGAGAATGTGGAACGACACAGTACGTCGCCAGACAGAGTCCTCCTTCATAGCTGCCGATGTTAATAACACCCCCCCGCTCAACAGAG CTGGTCTGGGGAATCATTTCCTGACTAACCCGGTGTTGCAGACCCACCCTGGAGTGTCTCCTTATAACACTCTGCTGGCCCAGGGTTACAGCCAGCCCTCCCCGAGCCTGTTCACCTCAACTG GGACCTTCCGAGACATACAGA AGGGCGCCGTCCTGTCAAAGAGCCAGGATATGGATGGCGTGTGTCTGAACGGAGGCTACAGCGCGAACAGCTTCACCCTGCAGGGTCTGGGCGGGGCCGGGCTGCGGTCCGGAGTTGGGGGCAGCACAGACCTGCTccgggagggagggggagggggggagataGTTTCCCCCGCGCTGCTCACCCCCCATGCAGGGCTTGGACCGGCGGGGGAGACCCACGGTGGCGATATGCGGAGGAACGCGTCGGACGCGGCGGTTCTGGAGAACATGATCATCTCGGAGCTGGTGCAGAGCAACCTGAGGCCTGCGGCCGGGGCCCCGGAGCGCTATGGGAGCCTGGCCCGGCCCCTGGACCGCCAGGCACTCCTCCACGGAACACTGACACGCCCACAGGGCCCGGACGGCTGGACCGTGGCCCGGGTGGCGACACATGCGCCGGAGCCGACGCAGGGAAACGCGCAGGCGCGCGGCCCGGACAGCTGGGCTCACACGGCGCCGGAGCCGACGCAGGCACACCCACGACCAGAAGAGACCGCCAACCGGGCCCAGCTGCAGCTGCAGCCAGGGGGCGGAACCCTCTCTCGTAGGCTCCTCCTTCAGGAGCAACAGACGCACCCCCATTCGACACTGGGCCGCCCTCAGCACGGCAGCACGTTGTCACGGCAACAGCAGGGCGGGGGCGGGACACTGTCACGTCACCGGGGCGGTGGAGGTGCGGCTGATGCAGAGCGGGCCGGGGAACGGGAGAGGGACCGGTACCGGGACAGgcctctacctcctcctcctccgcctcccCCTCTGGAGACGGAGCCACTGTATAAAGCTCTGGAGGCGCCGCTATTGTATGACCCCCGGGACGGCGGGAGGGAGGgctggaaagagagaggagtggagagaggagtggaggggtggaaagagaggggagtagag
- the LOC105031599 gene encoding polymeric immunoglobulin receptor-like, whose product MRILLKFTLLSFMTGCLSSFIVPGYSGGTVIIYCHYNNQEERNGKYFCVRKTTLSCKDQIRSGSQNTWEHSGRFSLYDDTEENYFMVVIRQLTRQDEGIYWCGVDISVIPDRYTKVELEVKEDKCCDKSVTETVDLGGEDPIICNYPEKYENSIKYFCKEDNDSKIYYEIISAASTSAKSGRFSLTDNRREKRFTVTISNLTEYDTGTYWCGVENRRTEKLYISLITKVKLHVERLCTGTHIKA is encoded by the exons ATGAGGATCCTGCTGAAATTCACACTGCTGTCCTTTATGACGG GTTGTTTGAGCTCCTTTATAGTGCCTGGATACTCTGGAGGAACTGTCATCATCTACTGTCATTATAACAACCAAGAGGAAAGAAATGGGAAATATTTCTGTGTGAGAAAGACCACTTTGAGTTGTAAAGACCAAATAAGATCAGGTAGTCAGAACACCTGGGAACACAGTGGTAGATTCTCTCTGTATGACGACACTGAGGAAAACTACTTCATGGTGGTCATCAGACAACTGACCAGACAAGATGAAGGAATCTACTGGTGTGGAGTGGACATATCTGTTATACCTGATAGATATACAAAGGTGGAGCTGGAAGTAAAGGAAG ATAAATGCTGTGATAAGTCAGTCACAGAGACGGTCGATCTGGGAGGCGAAGATCCCATCATCTGTAACTATCCAGAGAAATATGAGAACAGCATCAAGTATTTCTGCAAGGAAGATAATGACTCAAAGATTTATTATGAAATCATCTCTGCTGCCTCAACTTCTGCTAAATCTGGGAGATTCTCTCTGACGGACAACAGGAGAGAGAAACGCTTCACAGTGACCATCAGTAACCTGACTGAATATGACACTGGGACATACTGGTGTGGAGTAGAAAACCGGAGGACAGAAAAACTTTACATTTCACTGATTACAAAGGTGAAGCTACATGTTGAAA GGCTCTGTACTGGCACTCACATAAAGGCATGA